The Heliorestis convoluta genome includes the window ACAAGTAGTCATGTGAGATTTATCACATTTAGCTTTTTTCGTATTACCTTCATCATTGGTAGGGTACAAACCACCAACGATGAAGTCTGTTTTTGTCTATCATTTCTGATCATTGTTTCGTAAATATCGAATTCCAAAATTCGGAAACACCATTCTTTCCACTACCACTTTCACAATAAAGCTATTACAATAGAGAGAGAAAAAACTTTTTATTACATAAAGAAAGAGGCGAGCCTGTATTGTTACGTACATATTCGATGGTTGCTCTGGCAGCTTCGATGTTATTACTTTCTGGTTGTGGTGCATCTGAACCAGAGCAACTTGTTAGAGAAGAGCGTCAAAAAGTAATTTCTGTTCTTGAATTGAATGAAGAGCATCAACAGACCACGTTGTCGGTTGCTGGCTTTGTAGAAGGTAGAAACGAAAGTGCACTTTCGTTTGGAACTTCTGGAACGATTACAAGAGTCAATGTGGAAAAAGGAACTCGAGTCAGCGAGGGTCAGTTGTTAGCTGAGGTAGAAAGCGTTGACTTGTATGCTAGAGCAGAGCAGGCAGCGAGCGCCATGGTTGATCTTGCCCAAGATAACAAGGTCCAGCGAGCTACGGGGGAAAGCGTTGAGAATATTGAAAGACAGCGTATCCGCGTTGCTGAAGCAGAGCGAGATCTGGAGTTAGCCGCTGCTGACTTGGAGCGTTTCGAAGTTCTTTTTGAAAGTGGCGCTCTCTCGAAGAAAGACTTTGAAGATCAACAAAGTCGATATGTTCGTGCTGAATCTGCGTTGGAAAGAGAAAGGATTACACTAGATGGTATGTTAAAAGGAGATCCTCAACTGCTTGCTTCTGTGGAATCTTCTGTGCTTTCTAGTTACAACACACTGGCACAAGCCCAAAGAAATGTAAATGCCGCACAAATCCGCGCCCCTTTTTCCGGTGTTGTCGCCGAAGTTTCGAAAAAAGTTGGTGAACAAGCTTCGCCAGGTACAGCCATCATTCATCTTGTTGACTTGGCTGAAGTAAAAGTGGTACTGCAAGTCGATCGAGATCGAATTGATTATTTTCGAAAGGGTCAGCAAGTAGAGGTTCAGGGAGAACGTGGTGCTGTAAGCAAAGGAACGATTGCTTTTGTCTCACCCACTCTTGATACGCGCAGCGGGAAGTACACTGTAGAAGTTAGAGTGTCCAATCAAGACGGACAATGGCGAAGTGGCATGGTAGCTCGTGTTTCTCTACCACACCGCTCTTCTGGGTACTGGTTGCCTTTAAGTGCTGTTGGACTTGGCTCAGAAGGACGTTATGTTATGGCTGTGGAAGAAGGTAAAACAGTTCGCCGCAGCGTAACAGTCGGTTTGCTCATTGATGACAGAATTGAAGTTCTTTCTGGTGTGGACAAAGATGATTGGATTATTACTGCTGGCATTGCTTTTCTAACAGAAGGTGAAGAAGTAGAACCTCGCTTTGTAGATTGATCAGGGAAAGGAATGAGGTAAACTTTTGGATAAGTACATACAACTTATCTTGCGTCAAAAAGTTATCATCTACATGTGCACTCTTTTGCTCTTTGTCGCTGGTGTTGGTTCCTTGCTTACTTTTGATCGCAATTTGACACCAGAAGCGAACTTGCCAGGCATTCGAGTGCTTGTAGCCGGAGGCTCTTTGCCACCGGAAGAGATGGAAGATAAGGTTACAGAGCCGATTGAAAAAGAAATCGAATCGTTAAATGGTGTGGAACGTTTTTCTTCTTCTACGAGTACAGGACGAGCTAGTATTTACATACGCGCTTATGAAGATAAAGGCGAAGAAGTACGGCAGGAAGTACAAAGCATTGTAAGTCAACTGCGCAATCGCTTTCCTGCTGAGATTACGACCGTAGAAGTGGTCCAAGATAGTTACAGCATGGACTGGCTGATGAGCCTTTCTATGAAAGGCGAAGATTTGCCCATGCTTTTTTCACTGGCTCATACGCGAATTAAAGATCGCATTGAAGAAATCAGTCAGGTAAAACGAGTAGACGTTATGGAAGCAAACGTCAGCAACAAGATTGACGTCTCCCTAGATCCCCTGAAGCTTTCTCTGTATCAGCTTACGCCACTTGATGTAATCAATCAGCTTCGCAATAGCAATGTGAAACAATCCATTGGCCTTTTGAGAAACGATGGCTTTGATACAGTCATTGAAATTGATCGCTCTTTTTATTCTGTCCAGCAAATTGGCGAGACGATGATACAGACTTCTCGGGGCAACGTAGCTCTGAAAGATCTAGCAACAGTAGAAAATCTGCGTGGTCAGAGCATTGATGCTTTTTTTGTGTATCAAGATATGCCTTATCTACAG containing:
- a CDS encoding efflux RND transporter periplasmic adaptor subunit, with product MLRTYSMVALAASMLLLSGCGASEPEQLVREERQKVISVLELNEEHQQTTLSVAGFVEGRNESALSFGTSGTITRVNVEKGTRVSEGQLLAEVESVDLYARAEQAASAMVDLAQDNKVQRATGESVENIERQRIRVAEAERDLELAAADLERFEVLFESGALSKKDFEDQQSRYVRAESALERERITLDGMLKGDPQLLASVESSVLSSYNTLAQAQRNVNAAQIRAPFSGVVAEVSKKVGEQASPGTAIIHLVDLAEVKVVLQVDRDRIDYFRKGQQVEVQGERGAVSKGTIAFVSPTLDTRSGKYTVEVRVSNQDGQWRSGMVARVSLPHRSSGYWLPLSAVGLGSEGRYVMAVEEGKTVRRSVTVGLLIDDRIEVLSGVDKDDWIITAGIAFLTEGEEVEPRFVD